In Arsenicicoccus sp. oral taxon 190, the following are encoded in one genomic region:
- the trpC gene encoding indole-3-glycerol phosphate synthase TrpC yields the protein MPSVLDDIIAGVREDLARRQQQTSLDDLKAQAARRAPARDARAVLAAGRTAGIRVIAEVKRSSPSKGALALIADPAGLAADYEAGGASVISVLTEERRFGGSLADLEAVRARVEVPVLRKDFMVEPYQLWEARAHGADVILLIVAALEQPVLVSLRERAESLGMTALVEVHDEEEARRALDAGATVIGVNNRNLKTLEVDRSTFARVAAQLPTTVVRVAESGVRGAHDVLDFSRAGADAVLVGESLVTGGTPRETVATLIAAGAHPALRH from the coding sequence GTGCCCTCCGTACTAGACGACATCATCGCCGGCGTCCGCGAGGACCTCGCGCGTCGCCAGCAGCAGACGTCGCTGGACGACCTCAAGGCGCAGGCGGCCCGCCGCGCGCCGGCCCGGGACGCCCGTGCCGTGCTCGCCGCGGGACGCACCGCGGGCATCCGGGTCATCGCCGAGGTGAAGCGGTCCAGCCCCAGCAAGGGCGCCCTGGCGCTCATCGCCGACCCCGCGGGGCTCGCCGCCGACTACGAGGCCGGGGGAGCGAGCGTCATCTCGGTGCTCACCGAGGAGCGCAGGTTCGGCGGCAGCCTCGCCGACCTCGAGGCGGTGCGGGCGCGGGTCGAGGTGCCGGTGCTGCGCAAGGACTTCATGGTCGAGCCCTACCAGCTGTGGGAGGCGCGCGCCCACGGCGCCGACGTCATCCTGCTCATCGTCGCCGCTCTCGAGCAGCCGGTGCTCGTGTCGCTGCGCGAGCGCGCCGAGTCCCTCGGCATGACCGCGCTGGTCGAGGTGCACGACGAGGAGGAGGCCCGCCGTGCCCTGGACGCCGGCGCCACCGTCATCGGCGTCAACAACCGCAACCTGAAGACCCTCGAGGTCGACCGGTCCACGTTCGCCCGGGTCGCGGCCCAGCTGCCGACCACGGTCGTGCGGGTCGCCGAGTCCGGGGTCCGGGGCGCCCACGACGTGCTCGACTTCTCCCGCGCCGGCGCCGACGCGGTGCTCGTCGGCGAGTCGCTGGTCACCGGCGGCACCCCCCGGGAGACCGTCGCCACCCTGATCGCCGCCGGGGCCCACCCGGCCCTGCGCCACTGA
- the trpB gene encoding tryptophan synthase subunit beta, translated as MPNPSHRSPSDAQPGDPVGRFGDFGGRYVPEALIAALEELDEQRQKAWADPEFVAELDRLHRTYTGRPSIITEVPRFAEHCGGARVLLKREDLNHTGSHKINNVLGQALLARRMGKTRVIAETGAGQHGVATATAAALMGLECVVYMGERDTERQALNVARMRLLGARVVPVRHGSRTLKDAVNEAFRDWVANVEHTHYVLGTVTGPHPFPEMVRDFHAIIGEEARGQVLELTGRLPDVVCACVGGGSNAMGIFHAFVGDEQVRLVGLEGGGEGVASGRHASRFSTGTPGVLHGAFTYLLQDDEGQTIESHSVSAGLDYPSVGPEHAALHASGRAEYHPVTDDEAMEAFQLLTRTEGILPAIESSHALAGAMRLGRELGPDALILVSLSGRGDKDVDTAARWFGLMDGEDFARAEQIKAAEPVQDNEGQGQ; from the coding sequence ATGCCGAACCCCAGCCACCGCTCCCCGAGCGACGCCCAACCCGGGGACCCCGTCGGGCGCTTCGGCGACTTCGGCGGCCGCTACGTCCCCGAGGCCCTGATCGCGGCCCTGGAGGAGCTCGACGAGCAGCGCCAGAAGGCATGGGCCGACCCGGAGTTCGTCGCCGAGCTGGACCGGCTCCACCGCACCTACACCGGTCGCCCGTCGATCATCACCGAGGTGCCGCGGTTCGCGGAGCACTGCGGTGGCGCCCGGGTCCTCCTCAAGCGCGAGGACCTCAACCACACCGGCTCGCACAAGATCAACAACGTCCTCGGCCAGGCGCTGCTCGCGCGCCGCATGGGCAAGACCCGGGTGATCGCCGAGACCGGCGCGGGGCAGCACGGCGTGGCGACGGCCACGGCGGCCGCCCTCATGGGGCTGGAGTGCGTGGTCTACATGGGGGAGCGGGACACCGAGCGGCAGGCCCTCAACGTCGCGCGGATGCGGCTGCTCGGGGCCAGGGTGGTGCCCGTGCGCCACGGCTCGCGCACCCTCAAGGACGCCGTCAACGAGGCCTTCCGGGACTGGGTGGCCAACGTCGAGCACACCCACTACGTCCTCGGGACCGTCACCGGCCCCCACCCCTTCCCGGAGATGGTGCGCGACTTCCACGCGATCATCGGCGAGGAGGCGCGGGGCCAGGTGCTCGAGCTGACCGGCCGGCTGCCCGACGTCGTGTGCGCCTGCGTCGGCGGCGGCTCCAACGCCATGGGCATCTTCCACGCCTTCGTGGGGGACGAGCAGGTCCGGCTCGTCGGCCTGGAGGGCGGCGGCGAGGGCGTCGCGTCCGGCCGCCACGCGTCCCGCTTCTCCACCGGCACGCCGGGCGTGCTGCACGGCGCCTTCACCTACCTGCTGCAGGACGACGAGGGCCAGACCATCGAGTCCCACTCGGTCTCGGCCGGGCTGGACTACCCCAGCGTCGGACCCGAGCACGCGGCGCTGCACGCCTCCGGCCGGGCGGAGTACCACCCCGTCACCGACGACGAGGCGATGGAGGCCTTCCAGCTCCTCACCCGCACCGAGGGGATCCTGCCCGCCATCGAGTCCAGCCACGCGCTCGCCGGCGCCATGAGGCTCGGCCGCGAGCTCGGGCCCGACGCGCTGATCCTGGTGAGCCTGTCCGGCCGCGGCGACAAGGACGTGGACACGGCGGCCCGGTGGTTCGGCCTGATGGACGGCGAGGACTTCGCCCGGGCCGAGCAGATCAAGGCCGCCGAGCCGGTGCAGGACAACGAGGGGCAGGGACAGTGA
- the trpA gene encoding tryptophan synthase subunit alpha codes for MSRVSDVLKRCRDEHRAALVGYLPVGYPDADRSIAAMVAMVEAGVDVVEVGIPYSDPVMDGPVIQDAAVQALSGGVRLADAFRAVRAITDAGGAAVCMTYYNPVLRYGVDRFAGELAAAGGSGLITPDLIPDEAGDWLAAADRHDLDPIFLVAPSSTTERLARTAAACRGFVYVTALMGVTGARAAVGPEAAALIARARAVTDTPLCVGLGVSTREQAAQVAAYADGVIVGSALVRALGDGIPALQGVVRELAAGVREGHR; via the coding sequence ATCTCCCGCGTCAGCGACGTGCTCAAGCGGTGCCGCGACGAGCACCGGGCCGCGCTGGTCGGCTACCTGCCCGTCGGCTACCCCGACGCCGACCGCTCGATCGCGGCCATGGTCGCGATGGTCGAGGCCGGCGTCGACGTCGTCGAGGTCGGCATCCCCTACAGCGACCCCGTGATGGACGGCCCGGTCATCCAGGACGCCGCGGTGCAGGCCCTCTCCGGCGGGGTGCGCCTCGCCGACGCCTTCCGCGCCGTGCGGGCGATCACCGACGCCGGCGGCGCCGCGGTCTGCATGACCTACTACAACCCGGTGCTGCGCTACGGCGTGGACCGCTTCGCCGGGGAGCTGGCCGCGGCGGGCGGGTCCGGGCTGATCACCCCCGACCTGATCCCCGACGAGGCCGGCGACTGGCTCGCCGCGGCCGATCGCCACGACCTCGACCCGATCTTCCTGGTGGCACCCTCGTCCACCACCGAGCGGCTGGCGCGCACCGCGGCCGCCTGCCGCGGCTTCGTCTACGTCACCGCGCTGATGGGGGTCACCGGCGCCCGCGCCGCGGTCGGCCCCGAGGCGGCCGCGCTGATCGCCCGCGCCCGCGCCGTCACCGACACCCCGCTGTGCGTGGGGCTCGGGGTCTCGACCCGGGAGCAGGCGGCCCAGGTCGCGGCATACGCCGACGGGGTCATCGTGGGGTCGGCCCTCGTCCGCGCGCTGGGGGACGGCATACCGGCCCTGCAGGGGGTCGTGCGAGAGCTTGCCGCCGGCGTGCGGGAGGGACACCGATGA
- a CDS encoding MauE/DoxX family redox-associated membrane protein has translation MNRWSPWVGLLARLVLGITLLISGGLKIGALEASAEAVRAFKILPFDLANMVGYVLPVVELALGALLVLGLFTRLAGALGALLMLVFTAGIISVWVRGISIDCGCFGGGGAVDPADTNYLWDVVRDLALMACGVWLTLRPATPVSMDRWLHGAPAQPVHHDRHDRHDPSRPDHQEHRR, from the coding sequence ATGAACCGCTGGTCACCGTGGGTGGGGCTGCTCGCCCGGCTCGTCCTCGGCATCACGCTGCTGATCTCCGGCGGTCTCAAGATCGGGGCCCTGGAGGCCTCGGCCGAGGCGGTCCGCGCCTTCAAGATCCTGCCCTTCGACCTCGCCAACATGGTCGGCTACGTCCTGCCCGTCGTGGAGCTCGCCCTCGGGGCGCTGCTCGTCCTCGGCCTCTTCACCCGCCTCGCCGGGGCCCTCGGCGCGCTGCTCATGCTGGTCTTCACCGCCGGCATCATCAGCGTCTGGGTCCGCGGGATCTCCATCGACTGCGGCTGCTTCGGCGGCGGGGGAGCCGTCGACCCGGCCGACACCAACTACCTCTGGGACGTGGTCCGCGACCTCGCCCTGATGGCCTGCGGCGTGTGGCTCACGCTCCGCCCAGCCACCCCTGTCAGCATGGACCGGTGGCTGCACGGCGCCCCTGCGCAGCCGGTCCACCACGACCGCCACGACCGTCACGACCCGAGCCGACCCGACCACCAGGAGCACCGCCGATGA
- a CDS encoding DsbA family protein — translation MSTSYEERRAKAQAAAPRNNKGKVVVAAVVVALLVLAGVLYAVLSQQSHKSSVADQIANATNPPNATSDGGGIVANPGKAKPGAPTLVIYEDFQCPICKHVEDAVGPTLTKLADEGKVRLEYHLRSFLDANIQNALGGKVPNPDSSLRAAAAAGCADAAGAFKAYHDVVYKHQPEEGKGYTDQQLSDTFAKEAGLSGDRLQGFGTCVQDQKMKGYATKMEQVGQQKGNTGTPQYLLNGKEIAFQTFAQDPTVLEKAVADATGK, via the coding sequence ATGAGCACCAGCTACGAGGAACGCCGCGCCAAGGCCCAGGCCGCCGCGCCCCGCAACAACAAGGGCAAGGTCGTCGTCGCCGCGGTCGTCGTCGCGCTGCTCGTCCTCGCGGGCGTGCTCTACGCCGTGCTGTCCCAGCAGAGCCACAAGAGCTCGGTGGCCGACCAGATCGCCAACGCCACCAACCCGCCCAACGCGACCAGCGACGGCGGTGGCATCGTCGCCAACCCCGGCAAGGCCAAGCCCGGCGCCCCCACCCTCGTGATCTACGAGGACTTCCAGTGCCCGATCTGCAAGCACGTCGAGGACGCCGTCGGCCCCACCCTGACCAAGCTCGCCGACGAGGGCAAGGTGCGCCTGGAGTACCACCTGCGCAGCTTCCTGGACGCCAACATCCAGAACGCCCTCGGCGGCAAGGTGCCCAACCCCGACTCCTCGCTCCGGGCGGCCGCTGCTGCCGGCTGCGCCGACGCGGCCGGAGCCTTCAAGGCCTACCACGACGTCGTCTACAAGCACCAGCCCGAGGAGGGCAAGGGCTACACCGACCAGCAGCTGTCCGACACCTTCGCCAAGGAGGCCGGCCTGTCCGGTGACCGGCTCCAGGGCTTCGGGACCTGCGTGCAGGACCAGAAGATGAAGGGCTACGCCACCAAGATGGAGCAGGTCGGCCAGCAGAAGGGCAACACCGGGACGCCGCAGTACCTCCTCAACGGCAAGGAGATCGCCTTCCAGACCTTCGCCCAGGACCCGACCGTCCTGGAGAAGGCCGTCGCGGACGCCACCGGCAAGTGA
- the lgt gene encoding prolipoprotein diacylglyceryl transferase, producing the protein MIALAPAEIPSPTQGVWHLGPLPLRAYALCILAGILVAVWLTQRRLAARGGRPESVVDVAMWAVPFGIVGGRLYHVISSPQAYFGDGGRPMDAFKIWEGGLGIWGAVALGALGAWIGCRRAGVPYLDFADALAPGLVLAQALGRWGNWFNNELYGGPTDLPWALRIYQWDPSAGAAVRDGAGAPVVRGLFHPTFLYESLWCVGVAVLLMWVDRRFRLRRGQVFALYVMGYTLGRLWIEMMRIDTANHVLGLRLNVWTSILVFAFGLAWFVLARRTPPTISTDDRT; encoded by the coding sequence GTGATCGCTCTCGCCCCGGCCGAGATCCCGAGCCCCACGCAGGGGGTCTGGCACCTCGGGCCGCTCCCGCTGCGGGCCTACGCCCTGTGCATCCTCGCGGGGATCCTCGTCGCGGTCTGGCTGACGCAGCGTCGCCTGGCCGCCCGGGGCGGGCGCCCGGAGAGCGTCGTCGACGTCGCCATGTGGGCGGTGCCCTTCGGGATCGTCGGGGGTCGGCTCTACCACGTGATCTCCTCCCCGCAGGCCTACTTCGGCGACGGCGGGCGTCCCATGGACGCCTTCAAGATCTGGGAGGGCGGCCTCGGCATCTGGGGCGCCGTCGCCCTGGGCGCCCTCGGGGCGTGGATCGGCTGCCGCCGCGCCGGCGTGCCCTACCTCGACTTCGCCGACGCGCTGGCGCCGGGCCTGGTCCTCGCGCAGGCCCTCGGCCGGTGGGGCAACTGGTTCAACAACGAGCTGTATGGCGGACCGACCGACCTGCCCTGGGCGCTGCGGATCTACCAGTGGGACCCGTCGGCGGGGGCCGCGGTGCGGGACGGCGCCGGGGCGCCGGTCGTCCGCGGGCTGTTCCACCCCACCTTCCTCTACGAGTCGCTGTGGTGCGTCGGCGTCGCGGTCCTGCTGATGTGGGTCGACCGCCGGTTCAGGCTGCGCCGGGGCCAGGTGTTCGCGCTCTACGTCATGGGCTACACGCTCGGCCGGCTGTGGATCGAGATGATGCGGATCGACACCGCCAACCACGTCCTCGGGCTGCGGCTCAACGTCTGGACCAGCATCCTCGTCTTCGCGTTCGGTCTGGCATGGTTCGTCCTGGCTCGGCGGACCCCTCCCACCATCTCGACGGACGACCGGACGTAA
- the gltB gene encoding glutamate synthase large subunit — protein MPERPGVPAVPAVPAIPAIPAIPQTFARFGAQPADQGLYRSDQEHDACGVAMVATLRGSAGHDILDQALLALTNLEHRGATGADPLVGDGAGILTQVPDDFLRAVTDFPLPPRGGYAVGTAYLPMGEEERAAAVATVERIAAEENLKVVGWREVPVEPGCVGQTARDCMPHFAQLFVADITGRRAGLELDRLAFCLRKRAEHEAHVYFPSLSARTLVYKGMLTTAQLEQFYPDLSDERFATELALVHSRFSTNTFPSWPKSHPYRYIAHNGEINTVKGNRNWMRTRESMLRSDLIPGDLGRLFPICTEDGSDSASFDEVLELLHLAGRSLPHAVLMMIPEAWENHAEMDPARKAFYEFHSMFMEPWDGPACVTFTDGSLVGAVLDRNGLRPGRYWVTDDGLVVLASESGVLPLAEEHVVRRGRLQPGRMFLVDTEAGRIVEDEEIKAELAAAQPYQEWLDAGVIKLADLPEREHIVHTAASVTRRQQTFGYTLEELRILLTPMAVSGAEALGSMGTDTPIAVLSSRPRMLFDYFTQLFAQVTNPPLDAIREELVTSLSTAVGPEGNALVPSPSQARQVELSFPVIDNDELAKIMQINADGDLPGYATHVVRGTYRVDEGGEGLRRRLEEIFEEVSTAIRGGARFVVLSDRDSDRELAPIPSLLLTSAVHHHLIRQKQRTEVGLVVEAGDVREVHHVALLIGYGAAAINPYLAMESVEVLVRQGIIAGVTPEQAVKNLIKALGKGVLKVMSKMGISTVASYRGAQVFEAIGLSQELVDTYFTGTVSQLGGIGLDVLAQEVAARHTTAYPVDGVRQPHRTLPVGGEYQWRREGEPHLFDPETVFRLQHSTRQRRYDIFKQYTQRVDDQAQRLMTLRGLFELASDRPSIPVEEVEPVSEIVRRFSTGAMSYGSISKEAHETLAIAMNHLGARSNTGEGGEDVDRLMDPERRSSIKQVASGRFGVTSLYLTESDDIQIKMAQGAKPGEGGQLPGHKVYPWVAKTRHSTPGVGLISPPPHHDIYSIEDLAQLIHDLKNANPRARIHVKLVSEIGVGTVAAGVSKAHADVVLVSGHDGGTGASPLTSLKHAGAPWELGLAETQQTLVLNGLRDRIVVQTDGQLKTGRDVVVAALLGAEEFGFATAPLVVSGCIMMRVCHLDTCPVGVATQNPELRARFNGKPEFVETFFEYIAQEVRELLAELGFRTLEEAIGQSSVINTRKAVAHWKASGLDLSPILAEAVPEDGSARHCTSAQDHGLQHALDNELVAQARPALEDGEKVVIETTVRNVNRTVGTMLGNAVTSAHPHGLPDGTITVRLHGSAGQSFGAFLPAGVTLQLYGDANDYVAKGLSGGRVVVRPGEHSALVAEDNVVAGNVIGYGGTTGEVFLRGTAGERFCVRNSGITAVVEGVGDHGCEYMTGGTAMILGEVGRNFAAGMSGGIAYLLDARTDRINTELVDVLPLRDVDRPVVEGLLRDHVRWTGSAVAQGLLDDLDAAWARLTLVLPRAYQRVLDVRAQAETEGLDLDGTEVWERIMEASRG, from the coding sequence ATGCCTGAGCGCCCCGGGGTCCCTGCGGTTCCCGCGGTTCCTGCGATTCCCGCGATTCCCGCGATTCCCCAGACGTTCGCCCGGTTCGGCGCCCAGCCGGCCGACCAGGGCCTCTACCGCTCGGACCAGGAGCACGACGCCTGCGGTGTCGCCATGGTCGCCACGCTGCGCGGCAGCGCCGGGCACGACATCCTGGACCAGGCCCTGCTGGCCCTGACCAACCTCGAGCACCGCGGCGCCACCGGCGCCGACCCGCTGGTCGGTGACGGCGCGGGGATCCTCACCCAGGTCCCGGACGACTTCCTGCGCGCGGTGACCGACTTCCCGCTGCCCCCGCGGGGCGGCTATGCGGTCGGGACGGCATACCTGCCGATGGGCGAGGAGGAGCGCGCCGCGGCCGTCGCCACGGTCGAGCGCATCGCCGCGGAGGAGAACCTCAAGGTCGTCGGGTGGCGCGAGGTGCCGGTCGAGCCGGGGTGCGTGGGGCAGACGGCCCGCGACTGCATGCCGCACTTCGCGCAGCTCTTCGTCGCCGACATCACCGGTCGACGCGCCGGTCTCGAGCTGGACCGCCTGGCCTTCTGCCTGCGCAAGCGCGCCGAGCACGAGGCGCACGTCTACTTCCCGTCGCTGTCGGCGCGCACCCTCGTCTACAAGGGCATGCTGACCACCGCGCAGCTGGAGCAGTTCTACCCCGACCTGTCCGACGAGCGCTTCGCCACCGAGCTGGCGCTGGTGCACTCGCGGTTCTCCACCAACACGTTCCCGTCGTGGCCCAAGTCGCACCCCTACCGCTACATCGCCCACAACGGCGAGATCAACACCGTCAAGGGCAACCGCAACTGGATGCGCACCCGCGAGTCCATGCTGCGCAGCGACCTCATCCCGGGGGACCTCGGCCGGCTCTTCCCGATCTGCACCGAGGACGGCTCCGACTCCGCGTCCTTCGACGAGGTGCTCGAGCTGCTGCACCTCGCGGGCAGGTCGCTGCCGCACGCCGTGCTCATGATGATCCCCGAGGCGTGGGAGAACCACGCCGAGATGGACCCGGCGCGCAAGGCCTTCTACGAGTTCCACTCGATGTTCATGGAGCCGTGGGACGGCCCCGCGTGCGTCACCTTCACCGACGGTTCGCTGGTCGGCGCCGTGCTGGACCGCAACGGTCTGCGCCCGGGGCGCTACTGGGTCACCGACGACGGGCTGGTCGTGCTGGCGTCGGAGTCCGGGGTGCTGCCGCTGGCGGAGGAGCACGTCGTGCGCCGCGGCCGGCTGCAGCCGGGCCGGATGTTCCTCGTCGACACCGAGGCCGGTCGCATCGTCGAGGACGAGGAGATCAAGGCCGAGCTGGCCGCCGCGCAGCCCTACCAGGAGTGGCTCGACGCGGGCGTCATCAAGCTCGCCGACCTGCCCGAGCGCGAGCACATCGTGCACACCGCGGCGTCGGTCACCCGCCGCCAGCAGACCTTCGGCTACACCCTCGAGGAGCTGCGGATCCTGCTCACCCCCATGGCGGTCAGCGGGGCGGAGGCGCTCGGGTCGATGGGCACCGACACCCCCATCGCGGTGCTGTCGAGCCGGCCGCGGATGCTCTTCGACTACTTCACCCAGCTCTTCGCACAGGTCACCAACCCGCCGCTGGACGCGATCCGCGAGGAGCTCGTCACCTCCCTCAGCACCGCCGTCGGCCCCGAGGGCAACGCGCTGGTCCCGAGCCCCAGCCAGGCGCGCCAGGTCGAGCTGTCCTTCCCGGTGATCGACAACGACGAGCTGGCCAAGATCATGCAGATCAACGCCGACGGCGACCTGCCGGGCTACGCCACCCACGTGGTGCGCGGCACCTACCGGGTCGACGAGGGCGGCGAGGGTCTGCGCCGCCGGCTCGAGGAGATCTTCGAGGAGGTCTCGACCGCGATCCGTGGTGGGGCGAGGTTCGTGGTGCTGTCCGACCGTGACTCCGACCGCGAGCTGGCCCCCATCCCGTCGCTGCTGCTCACCTCCGCGGTGCACCACCACCTGATCCGGCAGAAGCAGCGCACCGAGGTCGGCCTGGTCGTCGAGGCCGGGGACGTGCGCGAGGTCCACCACGTGGCCCTGCTCATCGGTTACGGCGCCGCCGCGATCAACCCCTACCTCGCGATGGAGTCCGTGGAGGTCCTGGTGCGCCAGGGCATCATCGCGGGCGTCACCCCCGAGCAGGCCGTCAAGAACCTCATCAAGGCGCTCGGCAAGGGCGTGCTCAAGGTGATGTCCAAGATGGGCATCTCCACCGTGGCGTCCTACCGCGGGGCGCAGGTCTTCGAGGCGATCGGCCTGTCCCAGGAGCTGGTGGACACCTACTTCACCGGCACGGTGAGCCAGCTCGGCGGCATCGGCCTAGACGTGCTCGCCCAGGAGGTCGCCGCCCGGCACACCACCGCCTACCCCGTCGACGGCGTGCGCCAGCCGCACCGCACCCTGCCCGTCGGTGGGGAGTACCAGTGGCGCCGCGAGGGCGAGCCGCACCTCTTCGACCCCGAGACGGTCTTCCGGCTGCAGCACTCCACCCGCCAGCGCCGCTACGACATCTTCAAGCAGTACACCCAGCGCGTGGACGACCAGGCCCAGCGGCTGATGACGCTGCGCGGGCTCTTCGAGCTGGCCTCGGACCGCCCGTCGATCCCCGTCGAGGAGGTCGAGCCGGTCAGCGAGATCGTCAGGCGCTTCAGCACCGGGGCGATGAGCTACGGCTCCATCTCCAAGGAGGCGCACGAGACCCTCGCCATCGCCATGAACCACCTGGGGGCCCGCTCCAACACCGGTGAGGGCGGCGAGGACGTCGACCGGCTCATGGACCCCGAGCGGCGCAGCTCGATCAAGCAGGTCGCGTCGGGCCGCTTCGGCGTCACCAGCCTCTACCTGACCGAGTCCGACGACATCCAGATCAAGATGGCGCAGGGCGCCAAGCCCGGCGAGGGTGGCCAGCTGCCGGGCCACAAGGTCTACCCGTGGGTGGCCAAGACTCGGCACTCGACCCCGGGCGTCGGCCTGATCTCCCCGCCGCCGCACCACGACATCTACTCGATCGAGGACCTGGCGCAGCTGATCCACGACCTCAAGAACGCCAACCCGCGGGCCCGGATCCACGTCAAGCTGGTCTCCGAGATCGGGGTCGGCACGGTCGCGGCCGGCGTCTCCAAGGCGCACGCCGACGTGGTCCTCGTCTCGGGCCACGACGGCGGCACGGGCGCCTCGCCGCTCACCAGCCTCAAGCACGCCGGCGCCCCCTGGGAGCTCGGGCTCGCCGAGACCCAGCAGACGCTGGTCCTCAACGGCCTGCGGGACCGCATCGTCGTGCAGACCGACGGCCAGCTCAAGACCGGCCGGGACGTCGTCGTGGCGGCGCTGCTCGGGGCGGAGGAGTTCGGCTTCGCCACCGCGCCGCTGGTCGTCTCCGGCTGCATCATGATGCGGGTCTGCCACCTGGACACCTGCCCGGTGGGCGTCGCGACCCAGAACCCCGAGCTGCGGGCCCGGTTCAACGGCAAGCCGGAGTTCGTCGAGACCTTCTTCGAGTACATCGCGCAGGAGGTCCGCGAGCTGCTCGCCGAGCTGGGCTTCCGCACCCTGGAGGAGGCCATCGGCCAATCCTCGGTGATCAACACCCGCAAGGCGGTGGCGCACTGGAAGGCCAGCGGCCTGGACCTGTCGCCGATCCTCGCCGAGGCGGTGCCCGAGGACGGCAGCGCCCGCCACTGCACGTCCGCGCAGGACCACGGGCTGCAGCACGCGCTGGACAACGAGCTCGTCGCCCAGGCGCGGCCGGCGCTCGAGGACGGCGAGAAGGTCGTCATCGAGACGACGGTCCGCAACGTCAACCGCACGGTCGGCACGATGCTCGGCAACGCCGTGACCAGCGCCCACCCGCACGGCCTGCCCGACGGGACCATCACGGTGCGGCTGCACGGCTCGGCGGGGCAGTCGTTCGGCGCCTTCCTGCCGGCCGGGGTGACGCTCCAGCTGTATGGCGACGCCAACGACTACGTGGCCAAGGGCCTCTCGGGCGGCCGCGTCGTGGTCCGCCCGGGGGAGCACTCGGCGCTCGTGGCCGAGGACAACGTCGTGGCGGGCAACGTGATCGGCTACGGCGGCACCACCGGCGAGGTGTTCCTGCGGGGCACCGCCGGCGAGCGGTTCTGCGTCCGTAACTCCGGCATCACCGCCGTGGTGGAGGGCGTCGGGGACCACGGCTGCGAGTACATGACCGGCGGCACGGCGATGATCCTCGGGGAGGTGGGGCGCAACTTCGCGGCCGGCATGTCGGGCGGCATCGCCTACCTGCTGGACGCCCGCACCGACCGCATCAACACCGAGCTCGTCGACGTCCTGCCGCTGCGGGACGTGGACCGGCCCGTCGTGGAGGGGCTGCTGCGCGACCACGTGCGGTGGACCGGCTCGGCGGTCGCCCAGGGTCTCCTGGACGACCTCGACGCCGCCTGGGCCCGACTGACCCTGGTCCTGCCGCGGGCCTACCAGCGGGTGCTGGACGTCCGCGCGCAGGCCGAGACCGAAGGACTGGACCTCGACGGCACCGAGGTCTGGGAGCGCATCATGGAGGCTTCTCGTGGCTGA